One window of the Janthinobacterium sp. PAMC25594 genome contains the following:
- a CDS encoding SIMPL domain-containing protein (The SIMPL domain is named for its presence in mouse protein SIMPL (signalling molecule that associates with mouse pelle-like kinase). Bacterial member BP26, from Brucella, was shown to assemble into a channel-like structure, while YggE from E. coli has been associated with resistance to oxidative stress.), translating to MTVMKSILVAAAATVALSAQAQTLPTNGTLVVVPAFGEVKHVNDQVIATLAVEEQDKDKAAAASRVNQKMNKGIAIVKQADPSAALKSYGYYTYPVYPEERPLPAGAVAKPRLPTAWRVGQYLEVTTANLATLPKTVSAAQGVLTLNGLNFGLKPETIRLLDDQRIAATYKNLNERVAAIAKAMGRNVSDAVLDTVDFEGSGNYATESRPAAAPMMMRSAKMSEDSSVVAEPSFEPGETTLDMRVVGKVKFK from the coding sequence ATGACCGTGATGAAATCCATCCTTGTTGCCGCCGCAGCCACCGTTGCCCTGAGCGCACAAGCGCAAACCTTGCCAACCAACGGCACCCTGGTGGTCGTCCCCGCGTTTGGCGAAGTCAAGCATGTCAACGACCAGGTGATCGCTACCCTGGCCGTCGAAGAACAGGACAAGGACAAGGCTGCCGCCGCGTCGCGAGTCAACCAGAAGATGAACAAGGGCATCGCCATCGTCAAGCAGGCCGACCCATCGGCGGCGCTGAAATCGTACGGCTACTACACCTATCCCGTGTATCCGGAAGAGCGCCCGTTGCCGGCTGGTGCCGTGGCCAAGCCACGTTTGCCAACGGCATGGCGTGTCGGCCAGTACCTGGAAGTGACGACGGCGAACCTGGCGACCTTGCCAAAAACCGTATCGGCGGCGCAAGGCGTGCTGACCCTGAATGGCTTGAATTTCGGCCTGAAGCCGGAAACCATCCGCTTGCTGGACGACCAGCGCATCGCCGCCACGTATAAAAACCTCAATGAGCGCGTGGCCGCCATCGCCAAGGCCATGGGCCGCAATGTGTCCGACGCCGTGCTCGATACGGTGGACTTCGAAGGTTCGGGCAACTACGCCACCGAAAGCCGTCCTGCCGCCGCGCCGATGATGATGCGCAGCGCCAAGATGTCCGAAGACAGCAGCGTCGTCGCCGAACCGAGCTTCGAGCCGGGCGAAACGACGCTCGACATGCGCGTCGTCGGCAAGGTCAAGTTCAAGTAA
- the ilvN gene encoding acetolactate synthase small subunit produces MRHIISVLLENEAGALSRVVGLFSARGYNIETLTVAPTEDSTLSRMTIVTSGSDDIIEQITKHLNRLIEVVKVVDLTEGQHIERELMLIKVRAVGKEREEMKRTADIFRGRIIDVTEKTYTIELTGNKVKLDAFIDSIDRAAILETVRTGGSGIGRGERILKV; encoded by the coding sequence ATGCGCCATATTATTTCTGTCTTGCTGGAAAACGAAGCGGGCGCCCTGTCGCGCGTGGTGGGCCTGTTCTCGGCACGCGGCTACAACATCGAAACCTTGACGGTGGCGCCGACGGAAGACTCGACCCTGTCGCGCATGACCATCGTCACCAGCGGCTCGGACGACATCATCGAGCAGATCACCAAGCACCTGAACCGTCTGATTGAAGTGGTGAAGGTGGTGGACCTGACCGAAGGCCAGCATATCGAACGCGAGTTGATGCTGATCAAGGTTCGTGCCGTGGGCAAGGAGCGCGAGGAAATGAAGCGCACCGCCGACATCTTCCGTGGCCGCATCATCGATGTCACCGAAAAGACGTACACGATCGAACTGACTGGCAACAAGGTCAAGCTCGATGCGTTCATCGATTCGATCGACCGCGCCGCCATCCTGGAAACCGTCCGCACAGGTGGTTCCGGCATCGGCCGCGGCGAACGCATCCTCAAAGTATAA
- the ilvC gene encoding ketol-acid reductoisomerase — protein MKVFYDKDADLSLIKGKNVAIIGYGSQGHAHAQNLNDSGVNVTVGLRKGGASWTKVEQAGLKVAEVNDAVKAADVIMILLPDENIAQVYNENIAPFAKQGAVLAFAHGFNVHYGQVVPRADLDVIMVAPKAPGHTVRATYTQGGGVPHLIAVYQDKSGIARDIALSYASANGGGRAGIIETNFREETETDLFGEQAVLCGGAVELIKAGFETLTEAGYAPEMAYFECLHELKLIVDLIYEGGIANMNYSISNNAEYGEYVTGPKVVTSATKDAMRQCLKDIQTGEYAKSFILENKAGAPTLISRRRLTSEHPIEEVGAKLRAMMPWIAKNKMVDQSKN, from the coding sequence ATGAAAGTTTTTTACGACAAAGACGCTGACCTCTCCTTGATCAAAGGTAAAAACGTTGCCATCATCGGCTACGGTTCGCAAGGCCACGCGCACGCGCAAAACCTGAACGATTCGGGCGTCAACGTCACCGTCGGCCTGCGCAAGGGCGGCGCTTCGTGGACCAAGGTCGAGCAAGCGGGCCTGAAAGTAGCGGAAGTCAACGACGCCGTGAAAGCGGCCGACGTCATCATGATCTTGCTGCCAGATGAAAACATCGCCCAGGTCTACAACGAAAACATCGCCCCGTTCGCCAAGCAAGGCGCCGTACTGGCCTTCGCCCACGGCTTCAACGTGCATTACGGCCAAGTCGTGCCACGCGCCGACCTGGACGTGATCATGGTCGCGCCGAAAGCCCCGGGCCACACCGTGCGCGCCACCTACACCCAGGGTGGCGGCGTGCCCCACCTGATCGCCGTGTACCAGGATAAATCGGGCATCGCCCGCGATATCGCCCTGTCGTACGCCTCGGCCAACGGCGGCGGCCGTGCCGGCATCATCGAAACGAATTTCCGTGAAGAAACTGAAACGGACTTGTTCGGTGAACAAGCCGTGCTGTGCGGCGGTGCCGTGGAACTGATCAAGGCCGGTTTCGAAACCCTGACGGAAGCCGGTTACGCGCCTGAAATGGCGTATTTCGAGTGCTTGCACGAACTGAAACTGATCGTCGACCTGATCTATGAAGGCGGCATCGCCAACATGAACTACTCGATCTCGAACAACGCCGAATATGGCGAATACGTGACCGGTCCTAAAGTCGTCACCTCGGCCACCAAGGATGCGATGCGTCAATGCCTGAAAGACATTCAAACGGGCGAATACGCGAAGAGCTTCATCCTGGAAAACAAGGCAGGCGCACCAACCCTGATCTCGCGCCGCCGTTTGACGTCCGAGCACCCGATCGAAGAAGTGGGCGCGAAACTGCGCGCCATGATGCCTTGGATCGCCAAGAACAAGATGGTTGACCAGTCGAAAAACTAA
- a CDS encoding SIMPL domain-containing protein (The SIMPL domain is named for its presence in mouse protein SIMPL (signalling molecule that associates with mouse pelle-like kinase). Bacterial member BP26, from Brucella, was shown to assemble into a channel-like structure, while YggE from E. coli has been associated with resistance to oxidative stress.) codes for MTVMKSLLAAAATVALSAHAQALPTSGTLVVVPANGEVVHANDQVTVTLAIEEQDKDKAAAASRVNQKMNQGAAIVKKADPQAVLKTQGYYTYAVYPETAPLPPGVAAKPRVPTGWRVGQYLQVTTTNLAALPKTVSAAQGVLTLNRLNFGLAPATIRKLDDQRIAAAYKNLNERVAAIAGAMGRNVNDAVIDTIDFEGSGNYAQRANMAGARAMSADSMGYGGNQVAEPSFEPGETTLNMGLVAKIKFK; via the coding sequence ATGACCGTCATGAAATCGCTGCTGGCCGCCGCCGCTACCGTTGCCCTGAGCGCACACGCCCAGGCCTTGCCCACCTCCGGCACCCTCGTGGTGGTGCCCGCGAATGGCGAAGTGGTGCATGCGAACGACCAGGTGACCGTCACCCTGGCCATTGAAGAGCAGGACAAGGACAAGGCCGCCGCCGCCTCGCGCGTGAACCAGAAGATGAACCAGGGCGCGGCCATCGTCAAGAAAGCCGATCCGCAAGCCGTGCTCAAGACCCAGGGTTATTACACCTATGCCGTGTACCCGGAAACGGCGCCCCTGCCGCCGGGCGTCGCCGCCAAGCCGCGTGTGCCGACGGGCTGGCGCGTAGGCCAGTACCTGCAGGTGACGACGACCAACCTGGCCGCCTTGCCGAAAACCGTTTCTGCAGCGCAAGGCGTGCTGACCCTGAACCGTTTGAATTTCGGCCTGGCGCCCGCCACCATCCGCAAGCTCGACGACCAGCGCATCGCCGCCGCGTACAAGAACCTCAATGAGCGCGTGGCCGCCATCGCCGGCGCCATGGGCCGCAACGTCAATGACGCCGTGATCGACACCATCGATTTCGAAGGTTCGGGCAACTATGCGCAGCGCGCCAATATGGCTGGTGCACGCGCCATGAGCGCCGACTCCATGGGTTATGGCGGCAACCAGGTGGCCGAACCGAGCTTCGAACCAGGCGAAACGACCCTCAACATGGGCCTGGTGGCGAAGATCAAGTTCAAATAA
- a CDS encoding acetolactate synthase 3 catalytic subunit codes for MNTEAAAGPITGAEIVVRCLAEEGVEHVFGYPGGAVLYIYDAIFQQNKFQHILVRHEQAAIHAADAYSRSSNKVGVAIVTSGPGVTNAVTGLSTAYMDSIPMVVISGQVPSHAIGQDAFQECDTVGITRPVVKHNFLVKDVKDLAATIKKAFFIARTGRPGPVLVDIPKDISMHKCHFDYPKEVEMRSYRPVDKGHSGQIRKAVQLLLQAERPMIYTGGGVILANAAPELNKLVDRLGFPCTNTLMGLGGYRASSEQYVGMPGMHGTYEANMAMQNCDVLIAIGARFDDRVIGNPKHFASHPRKIIHVDIDPSSISKRVKVDIPIVGNVKDVLIEFLAQLDAAEAKPNVNALSNWWKQIAEWRGRECLKYPTSDLVIKPQSVVEKVFQLTKGDAFITSDVGQHQMWAAQYYGFDKPRRWINSGGLGTMGVGLPYAMGVQMANPDATVACITGEGSIQMCIQELATCKQYHLTPKIIMLNNRFLGMVRQWQEIDYGSRYSESYMDSLPDFEKLAEAYGHVGMKIEKPGDVDGALKEAFAMKDRLVFMNFITDQSENVWPMVKAGKGLSEMMLGSEDL; via the coding sequence ATGAATACCGAAGCAGCAGCAGGACCAATTACCGGCGCAGAAATTGTCGTGCGCTGTCTGGCTGAAGAGGGCGTCGAGCACGTCTTTGGATATCCGGGCGGAGCCGTACTCTACATCTACGACGCCATCTTCCAGCAAAACAAATTCCAGCATATCCTGGTACGCCACGAGCAGGCCGCGATCCACGCCGCCGATGCCTATTCGCGCAGCTCGAACAAAGTCGGTGTCGCCATCGTCACGTCCGGTCCGGGCGTCACGAATGCCGTCACAGGCCTGTCGACCGCGTACATGGACTCGATTCCCATGGTGGTGATCTCCGGCCAGGTGCCGAGCCACGCCATCGGCCAGGATGCGTTCCAGGAATGCGACACGGTCGGCATCACGCGCCCCGTGGTCAAGCACAACTTCCTCGTCAAGGACGTCAAGGACCTGGCAGCGACGATCAAGAAAGCCTTCTTCATCGCCCGTACCGGCCGTCCGGGACCCGTGCTGGTCGATATCCCCAAGGATATCAGCATGCACAAATGCCATTTCGACTATCCGAAGGAAGTCGAGATGCGTTCCTACCGTCCCGTCGACAAGGGCCACTCGGGCCAGATCCGCAAGGCCGTGCAGCTGTTGCTGCAAGCCGAACGCCCGATGATCTACACGGGCGGCGGCGTCATCCTGGCGAATGCGGCTCCCGAGCTGAACAAGCTGGTCGACCGCCTGGGTTTCCCGTGCACCAACACCTTGATGGGCCTGGGCGGCTACCGCGCCTCGAGCGAGCAGTATGTCGGTATGCCCGGCATGCACGGCACCTACGAAGCGAACATGGCGATGCAGAATTGCGACGTGCTGATCGCCATCGGCGCCCGTTTCGATGACCGCGTGATCGGCAACCCGAAACATTTCGCCTCGCATCCGCGCAAGATCATCCACGTGGACATCGATCCATCGTCGATTTCCAAGCGCGTCAAGGTCGATATCCCCATCGTCGGCAACGTCAAGGACGTGCTGATCGAGTTCCTCGCGCAACTCGACGCGGCCGAAGCCAAGCCGAACGTCAATGCCTTGAGCAACTGGTGGAAGCAGATCGCCGAATGGCGTGGCCGCGAATGCCTGAAATACCCGACTTCCGACCTGGTCATCAAGCCGCAATCGGTGGTCGAGAAAGTCTTCCAGCTCACCAAGGGCGACGCTTTCATCACCTCCGACGTGGGCCAGCACCAGATGTGGGCGGCGCAATACTATGGCTTCGACAAGCCGCGCCGCTGGATCAATTCCGGCGGCCTGGGCACCATGGGCGTCGGCTTGCCGTACGCCATGGGCGTGCAGATGGCCAATCCGGACGCCACCGTCGCCTGCATCACGGGCGAAGGCTCGATCCAGATGTGCATCCAGGAACTCGCCACGTGCAAGCAGTATCATTTGACGCCGAAGATCATCATGCTCAACAACCGTTTCCTCGGCATGGTGCGCCAGTGGCAGGAAATCGATTACGGTTCGCGCTATTCCGAGTCGTACATGGATTCGCTGCCCGACTTCGAGAAGCTGGCTGAAGCGTACGGCCACGTGGGCATGAAAATTGAAAAACCGGGCGACGTCGACGGCGCCCTTAAAGAGGCGTTTGCCATGAAAGACAGGCTGGTATTCATGAACTTCATTACCGACCAGTCCGAAAACGTGTGGCCCATGGTGAAAGCCGGCAAAGGCCTCTCCGAAATGATGCTCGGTTCGGAGGATCTCTAA
- a CDS encoding MFS transporter, whose translation MTDRITATAPSQAAADSSIPILALLALAMTAFLALLSETLPAGLLPQIAKDLGISEVMTGQLVTVYAIGSILTAIPLTALTSTWRRRNVLLLAIIGFLIFNTATALAPNYTVALVARFVTGMAAGLAWGLMAGYARRMVRPEQQGRAMAIAMIGTPLALSLGVPLGTLMGGLLGWRSIFGIMSGMAVVLVAWVLLVVPDYPGQKNGERLSIRQVFVTPGVRPILFVIVAWMLAHNILYTYIAPFLAPSGLRPRVDLVLLVYGVGSLAGIWLVSQLIDRWLRPLVLGCIAAFALVVVALGLAMDSPIVIYVSMAIWGITFGGAGTLLQTASADAAGDGMDVAQAMVATIWNVAIAGGGLAGGMLLDGYGVASFPWAMLALLLVALTIAWRAHRHSFKPGRRSGGAVIGH comes from the coding sequence ATGACTGACCGTATCACCGCCACGGCGCCCTCGCAGGCTGCTGCTGACTCTTCCATTCCCATCCTGGCCTTGCTGGCCCTGGCCATGACGGCGTTCCTCGCCCTGCTGTCGGAAACCTTGCCGGCCGGCTTGCTGCCGCAGATTGCCAAGGACCTCGGCATTTCCGAAGTCATGACGGGCCAGCTGGTGACCGTGTACGCCATCGGCTCGATCCTGACGGCGATTCCCCTGACGGCGCTGACGAGCACCTGGCGCCGGCGCAATGTCTTGTTGCTGGCCATCATCGGCTTCCTGATCTTCAATACGGCGACGGCCCTGGCGCCCAACTACACCGTCGCCCTGGTCGCGCGCTTCGTCACCGGCATGGCCGCCGGGCTGGCCTGGGGCTTGATGGCAGGCTATGCGCGCCGCATGGTGCGTCCCGAACAGCAGGGCAGGGCGATGGCCATTGCCATGATCGGCACGCCGCTGGCCCTGTCGCTGGGCGTGCCGCTGGGCACCCTGATGGGCGGCCTGCTGGGCTGGCGCAGCATCTTTGGCATCATGTCCGGCATGGCCGTGGTGCTGGTCGCGTGGGTGTTGCTGGTCGTGCCCGATTATCCGGGGCAAAAGAATGGCGAGCGCCTGTCGATCCGCCAGGTGTTCGTGACGCCCGGTGTGCGGCCGATTCTGTTCGTCATCGTCGCCTGGATGCTGGCGCATAACATTCTGTATACGTATATCGCGCCGTTCCTGGCACCGTCCGGCTTGCGCCCCCGCGTCGACCTGGTGCTGCTCGTGTATGGCGTGGGATCGCTGGCCGGCATCTGGCTGGTCAGCCAGCTGATCGACCGCTGGCTGCGCCCGCTCGTGCTGGGCTGCATCGCCGCCTTTGCCCTGGTGGTGGTGGCGCTGGGCCTGGCGATGGACTCCCCCATCGTCATCTATGTCAGCATGGCCATCTGGGGCATCACCTTCGGCGGCGCCGGCACCTTGCTGCAGACGGCGTCGGCCGACGCTGCCGGCGATGGCATGGATGTGGCGCAGGCGATGGTGGCGACCATCTGGAATGTGGCCATCGCGGGCGGCGGCCTGGCGGGCGGCATGCTGCTCGACGGCTATGGCGTGGCGTCGTTTCCGTGGGCCATGCTGGCCTTGCTGCTGGTGGCGTTGACCATCGCCTGGCGCGCGCACCGCCACAGTTTCAAGCCGGGCCGGCGCAGCGGCGGTGCGGTCATAGGTCACTAA
- a CDS encoding RNA polymerase sigma factor, producing MATDKELSDFLENVERRAFKQAAYAVRKEESALDIVQDAMIKLAEKYGDKPAAELPMLFQRILQNTILDYFRREKVRNTWVSLFSGMKPSGDEHEDFDILDTYESEQGSSAAESSADQVERAQMLALIDAEVQKLPSRQREAFLMRYWQDMDVAETAEAMGCSEGSVKTHCSRATHTLAESLKAKGIKL from the coding sequence ATGGCAACAGACAAAGAATTATCCGACTTTCTAGAAAATGTCGAGCGGCGCGCTTTCAAGCAAGCCGCCTACGCGGTCCGCAAGGAAGAATCGGCACTCGACATCGTGCAGGATGCCATGATCAAGCTGGCCGAGAAGTACGGCGACAAGCCGGCCGCCGAACTGCCGATGCTGTTCCAGCGCATCTTGCAGAACACCATCCTTGATTATTTCCGCCGAGAAAAAGTTCGCAATACCTGGGTCAGCCTGTTTTCCGGCATGAAGCCCTCGGGCGACGAGCATGAAGATTTTGATATACTTGACACGTATGAATCGGAACAGGGCAGCAGCGCCGCCGAATCGTCGGCCGACCAGGTCGAACGCGCGCAAATGCTTGCTTTGATTGATGCTGAGGTACAAAAACTGCCGTCACGTCAACGCGAAGCCTTCCTCATGCGTTATTGGCAGGACATGGATGTGGCTGAAACAGCGGAAGCGATGGGCTGCTCCGAAGGTAGCGTGAAAACACATTGCTCCAGAGCTACCCACACGCTCGCCGAATCGCTGAAAGCCAAGGGAATTAAATTATGA
- a CDS encoding DUF3106 domain-containing protein, with protein sequence MARTSVRKGWLAGGIGLGACALAGAAWVGAQQHPAPVTPPVAAASVVAPAPAVKPGSVRTAGKGGTPPKASDNPSWNKLSHAQQEALQPLAGEWNKLEPLRKQKWLDIASRFASMSPDEQTRVHERMREWIKLTPEQRRLVRENYTRTKKIDPGQKTAQWEQYQQLPEDQKKKLATELVPKKPLGKVPAINSNTSKPPVIAPPATPAAPAVAAPVLPPAATPAAAVPLTDPAAAPATAPVTPPATPAPLPNYAK encoded by the coding sequence ATGGCACGCACGAGCGTACGCAAAGGCTGGCTGGCTGGCGGCATCGGCCTGGGCGCCTGCGCCCTGGCTGGCGCGGCCTGGGTAGGCGCGCAACAACATCCTGCGCCCGTGACCCCTCCCGTGGCGGCAGCGTCCGTGGTGGCGCCGGCGCCGGCCGTCAAGCCCGGCTCGGTCCGCACGGCCGGCAAAGGCGGCACGCCGCCCAAGGCCAGCGACAACCCGTCCTGGAACAAACTGTCGCACGCGCAGCAGGAAGCCCTGCAGCCGCTGGCGGGCGAATGGAACAAGCTGGAACCGCTGCGCAAGCAGAAATGGCTCGATATCGCCAGCCGCTTTGCCTCCATGTCGCCCGACGAACAAACCCGCGTGCATGAACGCATGCGCGAATGGATCAAGCTGACGCCGGAACAGCGCCGCCTGGTGCGCGAAAACTACACGCGCACGAAGAAGATTGATCCTGGTCAAAAAACCGCGCAATGGGAGCAATACCAACAATTGCCGGAAGATCAAAAGAAAAAGCTGGCGACGGAACTCGTGCCGAAAAAACCGCTGGGCAAAGTGCCGGCGATCAATTCGAATACCAGCAAGCCGCCCGTGATCGCGCCACCGGCCACGCCCGCAGCGCCTGCCGTCGCCGCGCCCGTCCTGCCGCCAGCCGCCACGCCTGCGGCGGCCGTGCCGCTCACGGATCCTGCCGCGGCCCCCGCCACCGCGCCCGTCACGCCACCTGCCACGCCTGCCCCACTGCCGAACTATGCCAAATAG
- the pssA gene encoding CDP-diacylglycerol--serine O-phosphatidyltransferase gives MANFPRRRGKNGTPAASKASRFSKFVRQPVADGTGKKTLRRRGIYLLPNAFTTAALFCGFYAIVMAMNQKFEHAAWAIFIAMILDGLDGRIARLTNTQSEFGAQYDSLSDMVSFGAAPALVIYEWSLRGMGKLGWLAAFVYCAGAALRLARFNTNIAVVDKRFFQGLPSPAAAAMVAGFILLMNDLEFAGNQLAWVSWTIALFAGLTMVTNVPFYSFKDVNFRKSVPFIVVFLLALFFALISIDPPKVLFPIFVAYGLSGYAVFFWRMAKGKPVSIIQTDHEH, from the coding sequence ATGGCAAACTTCCCCCGTCGTAGAGGCAAGAACGGCACTCCCGCAGCATCCAAAGCGTCCCGCTTCAGCAAATTCGTGCGCCAGCCGGTGGCCGATGGCACGGGCAAGAAAACCTTGCGCCGCCGCGGCATCTATCTGTTGCCGAACGCCTTCACGACGGCAGCCCTGTTTTGCGGCTTCTACGCCATCGTCATGGCCATGAACCAGAAATTCGAACACGCGGCCTGGGCCATCTTCATCGCCATGATCCTCGACGGCCTCGACGGCCGCATCGCCCGCCTGACAAATACGCAGAGCGAATTCGGCGCCCAGTACGACAGCCTGTCCGACATGGTGTCGTTTGGCGCCGCGCCGGCGCTGGTGATCTATGAATGGTCGCTGCGCGGCATGGGCAAACTGGGCTGGCTGGCCGCCTTCGTGTATTGCGCCGGTGCCGCCTTGCGCCTTGCCCGCTTTAACACGAATATTGCCGTGGTCGACAAGCGCTTCTTCCAGGGCTTGCCCAGCCCGGCTGCCGCCGCCATGGTGGCCGGCTTCATCCTGCTGATGAACGACCTGGAATTTGCCGGCAACCAGCTGGCCTGGGTCTCGTGGACGATCGCCCTGTTCGCCGGCCTGACCATGGTCACGAATGTGCCGTTCTACAGTTTCAAGGATGTGAATTTCCGCAAGTCCGTGCCCTTCATCGTGGTATTCCTGCTGGCATTGTTCTTCGCGCTCATTTCCATCGACCCGCCGAAAGTGCTGTTCCCGATTTTCGTCGCCTATGGCCTGTCCGGCTACGCCGTGTTTTTCTGGCGCATGGCGAAGGGCAAGCCCGTCAGCATCATCCAGACCGACCACGAGCATTAA
- a CDS encoding RDD family protein produces the protein MPNSTPAASITSHPTIKRRLISMVYESLLALAVLFLPFLLFELAVQGAHTPLTEHMRQCLAFLVMGAYFIHQWSREGQTLAMKTWRLQLVLPGHAHVPLRVAACRYILSWMWLLPALLVSYAFDLQHWTALGAIGVGILAWSATALFTGNGQFLHDKLVGTQTVQLPAPAKKSKKVAA, from the coding sequence ATGCCAAATAGCACACCTGCCGCCAGCATCACTTCCCATCCCACGATCAAGCGCCGCCTGATTTCCATGGTGTACGAGTCGCTGCTGGCCCTGGCCGTGCTCTTCTTACCCTTCCTGCTGTTTGAACTGGCCGTGCAAGGCGCGCATACGCCGCTGACGGAACACATGCGCCAGTGCCTGGCCTTCCTCGTCATGGGCGCATATTTCATCCATCAATGGAGCCGCGAAGGGCAAACGCTGGCCATGAAGACGTGGCGCTTGCAACTGGTATTGCCAGGCCACGCCCACGTGCCGCTGCGCGTGGCTGCCTGCCGCTACATCCTGTCATGGATGTGGCTGCTGCCGGCCCTGCTGGTGTCGTATGCATTCGATTTGCAGCACTGGACTGCCCTGGGCGCCATCGGCGTGGGCATCCTGGCCTGGTCGGCCACGGCCCTGTTTACGGGCAATGGACAATTCCTGCACGACAAGCTCGTGGGCACGCAGACCGTGCAATTGCCGGCACCGGCCAAGAAGTCGAAGAAAGTCGCCGCCTGA
- a CDS encoding DUF3619 family protein: protein MNTDDLNFAYKVRHALNEKLDDLPASATDGLAAARKLALSRKKADAPATVAVRKDVFAGIASSLFVEPLSWLGRMSVIIPLLLLVGGLVGIYQFEQEQHIAELAEIDAAVLSDELPLSAYMDHGFNAYLTKREQ, encoded by the coding sequence ATGAACACCGACGATCTCAATTTCGCTTACAAAGTGCGCCATGCACTGAACGAAAAACTCGACGACCTGCCCGCATCGGCCACCGATGGCCTGGCAGCGGCACGCAAGCTGGCCCTGTCGCGCAAGAAGGCGGACGCGCCCGCCACCGTCGCCGTGCGCAAGGACGTCTTCGCCGGCATCGCCAGCAGCCTGTTTGTCGAACCGCTGTCGTGGCTGGGCCGCATGAGCGTCATCATCCCCCTGCTGCTGCTGGTTGGCGGCCTGGTGGGCATCTATCAGTTTGAGCAAGAACAACATATTGCCGAACTGGCAGAAATCGACGCCGCCGTGCTGTCGGACGAATTGCCGCTGTCTGCGTACATGGACCATGGCTTCAACGCCTACCTGACGAAACGCGAGCAATAA